The following proteins are encoded in a genomic region of Longimicrobium sp.:
- a CDS encoding PadR family transcriptional regulator codes for MTDKDRGDLIQGTLDMLVLKALQLEPMHGWGITERIEQWSGNVLQMNQGSLYPALYRLQRQGLIRSEWRTTENNRRARYYALTEEGKERFVEERSHWERLSRAVNLVLATDTR; via the coding sequence TTGACGGACAAGGATCGCGGCGACCTGATCCAGGGGACGCTGGACATGCTGGTGCTGAAGGCGCTGCAGCTGGAGCCGATGCATGGGTGGGGGATCACCGAGCGCATCGAGCAGTGGTCAGGGAACGTGCTGCAGATGAACCAGGGCTCGCTCTACCCTGCGCTCTACCGCCTGCAGCGGCAGGGACTGATCCGCTCGGAGTGGCGCACGACGGAGAACAACCGCCGCGCCCGCTACTACGCGCTGACTGAGGAAGGAAAGGAGCGCTTCGTGGAGGAGCGGAGCCACTGGGAGCGCCTGTCGCGGGCGGTCAACCTGGTGCTCGCCACAGACACCCGCTGA
- a CDS encoding DUF1778 domain-containing protein, whose protein sequence is MPRKKATPRVREAHAAYAAEAPASESIPEPEAQGEARLSFRIDPELKELIELAAIHTGQTVNSYAISTLIRDARRIIQDQHITYLSERDWEIFMDLMDNPPPPNDALIRAMQHHREFVRSHDRSGEES, encoded by the coding sequence ATGCCTCGTAAGAAAGCCACCCCGCGCGTCCGGGAAGCGCACGCTGCGTACGCGGCCGAAGCCCCAGCCTCGGAATCGATCCCGGAGCCGGAGGCGCAGGGCGAGGCGCGCCTCAGCTTCCGCATCGACCCCGAGCTCAAGGAGCTGATCGAGCTCGCCGCGATTCATACGGGGCAGACGGTGAACTCATACGCCATCTCGACGCTTATCCGAGACGCGCGTCGGATCATTCAGGACCAGCACATTACTTACCTCTCCGAACGCGATTGGGAGATCTTCATGGATCTCATGGACAACCCGCCGCCGCCCAACGATGCGCTTATCAGGGCGATGCAGCACCACCGCGAGTTCGTAAGGTCACATGATCGCTCGGGCGAGGAGTCGTGA